CGTTTCTGTTGCCATAGTGTATGCCCTTTTATTTGTAGCCACAAATTTACACAATTCTCTCGAATTATGCGCATGCTGCGGCGCGTTGTACTTCTTAAACAGCCGAAGCCCCGTAATGATTCATGTGTCTTCCGTTAATTTTTTGCGATATTTAGACTTTCAACAGAGCCCGGTATGAACGAAATCCTCCTTTTTATATTAGACCTTCTGAAGATTGCGCTGCCCGCCATTATTGTGGCCGTGGCCATGTATCACCTCGTGAAGAAGCATTACGAGCGGGACTATAAAGTGCGGCTGCTGGAACTGCGGCAGAAGAACGCGGAGGTGGTGCTGCCGATCCGGTTGCAGGCATACGAGCGCGTGGTGCTGCTGCTGGAGCGCATCACGCCGAGTAACCTGCTGCTGCGCGTGGGCGGCACCGGCCACACGGCCTCCGACTACCACCGCGTGCTGCTGAACGAGATCCGGAACGAGTTTAACCACAACATGTCGCAGCAGGTATATATGACGGAGCAGGCCTGGCAGCAGGTGAAGCACGCCCGGGAGGATGTGGTGAACCTGATCAACAAAACATACAAGGAGCTGCCGGAGAATGCCCGCGGCACCGACCTGGCCAAACGGATTCTGGAAACGGTGTTGAGCACGGAGCAGGACCCCACCGCCCGCGCCCTCACCTATATCAAACAGGAGATAGCGCAGGTGTTTTGAAGTTAGAGAGTTAAAAAGGAAAGAGGTAGAGAGTTAAATAGTTCGGAGATATTACATTACCAAACTTTATAAATCTCTAACTTTTTAGCTCAAAGGTTTATCCGAACAGCTCA
This window of the Pontibacter russatus genome carries:
- a CDS encoding DUF7935 family protein; protein product: MNEILLFILDLLKIALPAIIVAVAMYHLVKKHYERDYKVRLLELRQKNAEVVLPIRLQAYERVVLLLERITPSNLLLRVGGTGHTASDYHRVLLNEIRNEFNHNMSQQVYMTEQAWQQVKHAREDVVNLINKTYKELPENARGTDLAKRILETVLSTEQDPTARALTYIKQEIAQVF